Proteins from one Faecalibacterium sp. I3-3-33 genomic window:
- the mutL gene encoding DNA mismatch repair endonuclease MutL encodes MAVIHVLDKHTAELIAAGEVVERPASVVKELLENSIDAGATQVTVSIESGGVKLIEISDNGTGIDAEYIPTAFIRHATSKIEKPDDLNSIHTLGFRGEALASIASVARVELLTRTEVDEFATCYRIAGGEEQGREPAARAVGTTIRVQDLFYNTPARMKFLKKDSSEGTFVADNVGHVALSHPEVSVKFIREGKLQYVTPGDGQLRSAAYAVLGREFSRDLIEVHSEEGLYRVTGLITPPKSCRASRSMQHFYINGRYVRNRTIMAGMEMAFKGTTMQGKFPGGILLLEMPTDLVDVNVHPAKIEARFARENDVFDVVYHAVKLALAQPGTGERRFTFEADEKEKTEKENDTQSENAVKNSHFTGLSAVIPGQADPGTLPAQRWEAPQPQRPAAATVKTPAFTADTSPVQPAQPVRTAAAVPSWRQSALAEDILDPVVTLHSPEKPDATEVQIAPQPFRAAAAEAQLDVHPETDAAADPLLDHMAAWNTMSAAPEIEAATVPYQPEEPEQPEQLGFDVPQGEEPLRYVGEVFRTYILAERGDELCLIDKHAAHERQLYEKLAANYGNVPSQLLLQPAAIDLSAEEKQALLENQPLLENAGLDVADFGGSTMLLRAVPADVEPQNAEDLLVEIADRLLKGSRDALNEHTEWVLHSISCRAAIKAGDKSSPQELMALAEKILSGEVPPFCPHGRPCVLKLTRKELEKQFGRIV; translated from the coding sequence ATGGCAGTCATCCATGTACTGGATAAGCATACTGCGGAGCTGATCGCCGCCGGTGAGGTGGTGGAGCGCCCGGCATCGGTGGTCAAGGAGCTTTTGGAAAACTCCATCGACGCCGGTGCGACGCAGGTCACCGTCAGCATCGAGTCCGGCGGCGTAAAGTTGATCGAGATCAGCGATAACGGCACCGGCATTGATGCCGAGTATATCCCGACAGCCTTCATCCGCCACGCCACCAGCAAAATTGAAAAACCGGACGATCTGAACAGCATCCATACGCTGGGCTTCCGTGGCGAGGCACTGGCTTCCATTGCCAGCGTAGCGAGGGTAGAGCTACTCACCCGCACCGAGGTGGACGAGTTTGCTACCTGCTACCGCATCGCCGGCGGCGAGGAGCAGGGCAGAGAGCCTGCCGCCCGCGCCGTGGGCACCACCATCCGGGTGCAGGACCTGTTCTACAACACCCCCGCCCGCATGAAGTTCCTCAAAAAGGACTCCAGTGAGGGCACCTTTGTGGCAGATAACGTAGGGCATGTGGCGCTCAGCCACCCGGAGGTCAGCGTCAAATTCATCCGGGAAGGCAAGCTGCAATACGTCACCCCCGGTGATGGTCAGCTGCGCAGCGCCGCCTATGCAGTGCTGGGGCGGGAGTTCAGCCGCGACCTCATCGAGGTGCACTCCGAGGAAGGACTGTACCGGGTCACCGGTTTGATCACCCCGCCCAAGAGCTGCCGCGCCAGCCGCAGTATGCAGCATTTCTACATCAATGGCCGCTATGTGCGCAACCGCACCATCATGGCGGGCATGGAAATGGCCTTTAAGGGCACGACCATGCAGGGCAAGTTCCCGGGCGGCATCCTGCTGCTGGAAATGCCCACCGACCTTGTGGACGTCAATGTCCACCCTGCAAAGATCGAAGCCCGTTTTGCCCGGGAAAATGACGTGTTCGACGTCGTTTACCACGCGGTCAAGCTGGCGCTGGCACAGCCCGGCACCGGGGAACGGCGATTTACCTTTGAAGCAGACGAAAAAGAGAAAACCGAAAAAGAAAACGATACACAAAGCGAAAATGCTGTAAAGAATAGTCACTTTACAGGACTTTCTGCCGTCATTCCGGGTCAGGCGGACCCCGGTACGCTGCCCGCGCAGCGTTGGGAAGCCCCGCAGCCGCAGCGCCCCGCCGCTGCCACGGTGAAAACCCCGGCTTTTACGGCAGATACCTCGCCGGTACAGCCCGCACAGCCTGTCCGCACGGCTGCTGCTGTGCCCTCGTGGCGGCAGTCTGCCCTTGCAGAGGACATTCTGGACCCGGTGGTCACCCTCCACAGCCCGGAAAAGCCGGATGCAACCGAAGTCCAAATCGCACCGCAGCCCTTCCGGGCAGCCGCTGCTGAGGCACAGCTGGACGTGCACCCGGAGACGGACGCCGCAGCCGACCCGCTGCTGGATCACATGGCGGCATGGAACACCATGTCCGCCGCCCCGGAGATCGAAGCCGCAACGGTGCCCTACCAGCCGGAGGAACCCGAGCAGCCGGAACAGCTGGGCTTTGATGTGCCGCAGGGAGAAGAACCTCTGAGGTATGTGGGCGAGGTTTTCCGCACCTATATTCTGGCAGAGCGGGGAGACGAGCTGTGTCTGATTGACAAGCACGCCGCCCACGAACGTCAGCTGTACGAAAAGCTTGCCGCCAATTACGGCAACGTGCCCAGTCAGCTGCTGTTGCAGCCCGCTGCCATCGACCTTTCCGCAGAGGAAAAGCAGGCGCTGCTGGAAAACCAGCCCCTGCTGGAAAACGCCGGTCTGGACGTAGCCGATTTTGGCGGCAGTACCATGCTACTGCGCGCCGTGCCTGCGGACGTAGAGCCGCAGAACGCTGAGGACTTGCTGGTGGAGATCGCTGACCGCCTGCTCAAGGGCAGCCGGGACGCGCTGAACGAGCACACCGAGTGGGTGCTGCACTCCATCTCCTGTCGCGCCGCCATCAAGGCAGGGGACAA
- the mutS gene encoding DNA mismatch repair protein MutS gives MAELSPMMQQYLDIKNQHKDEILFYRIGDFYEMFFDDAVTASRELDLTLTGKQCGLAERAPMCGVPFHSYEGYVARLIAKGYKVAICEQVEDPAKAKGLVKRDIIRVVTPGTVIESSMLQDDRNNYIASLYLKGKKAGLCFADVSTGTAHITELTADKIAPAVITELCRYHPSEVLLNPGLLDCREVTAYIKKNMSCSVELVEDERYAPGLVASALEEQFGRDWPQTTGIAAEGLVRFAMAALLEYLHDTQIKGVERLKTVITYNEAQFMRLSPVTRANLELTETLRGREKRGTLLWVLDKTSTAMGKRMLRSWIEQPLISSQLINHRLNAVEALVRQTMVRGDLTEELHYIADLERLMTRAVYGSATPKEIYTLAQTCDRLPGLRKQAEGCNCPELSELAASIDPLEDIKARIYAAVDPDAPSTLKDGGVIAKGYHAEVDELRSIRDNTKGVLAQLEARLRQETGIPKLKIGYNHVFGYFIEVSNSYKNLVPETYIRKQTLTSGERYITQELKELESKILGAHERLISLERRLFDELLESIGAQLDRIQRTANAIAQLDVLAALAQVAAENNYCRPVVDDSDVLTITEGRHPVVEQVLKGSMFVPNDTTLNCTTDRCLIITGPNMAGKSTYMRQNALIALMAQIGSFVPAASCHVGVVDAIFTRIGASDDLAAGQSTFMVEMTEVAEILKNATAKSLVVLDEIGRGTSTFDGMSIARAVVEHIADPAKGLGCKTLFATHYHELTELEGTVEGVKNYNIAVKKRGEDITFLRRIVRGPADDSYGIEVAKLAGLPGSVTRRAHEVLRTLEASAPKNKVEQMDFDALQEYNSPAVPSEMMEKLEAVDVETLTPIEALNFLYELKKTLKGSLNG, from the coding sequence ATGGCAGAGCTTTCGCCCATGATGCAGCAGTATCTTGATATCAAAAACCAACATAAGGACGAAATTCTTTTTTACCGCATCGGCGATTTTTACGAGATGTTCTTCGACGATGCCGTCACGGCCTCCCGGGAGCTGGATCTTACCCTTACCGGCAAGCAGTGCGGCCTTGCGGAGCGCGCTCCCATGTGCGGCGTGCCCTTCCACAGCTACGAGGGCTATGTGGCGCGCCTGATCGCTAAGGGCTATAAGGTGGCCATCTGCGAGCAGGTGGAGGACCCCGCCAAAGCCAAGGGGCTTGTCAAGCGGGACATCATCCGGGTCGTCACCCCCGGTACGGTCATTGAAAGCAGTATGCTGCAGGACGACCGCAACAACTACATTGCCAGCCTGTACCTCAAGGGCAAAAAGGCCGGCCTTTGCTTTGCGGACGTTTCCACCGGTACGGCGCATATCACCGAGCTGACGGCGGACAAGATCGCCCCGGCGGTCATTACCGAGCTGTGCCGCTACCACCCCAGCGAGGTGCTGCTGAACCCCGGCCTGCTGGACTGCCGCGAGGTGACCGCGTACATCAAAAAGAACATGAGCTGCTCGGTGGAACTGGTCGAGGACGAACGCTATGCGCCGGGGCTGGTGGCTTCTGCGCTGGAAGAGCAGTTTGGCCGGGACTGGCCGCAGACCACCGGCATAGCCGCCGAGGGGCTGGTGCGCTTTGCCATGGCTGCGCTGCTGGAATATCTGCACGATACCCAGATCAAGGGTGTGGAGCGGTTAAAGACCGTCATTACTTACAACGAGGCCCAGTTCATGCGGCTTTCGCCGGTCACCCGGGCAAACCTTGAGCTGACCGAGACCCTGCGCGGCCGCGAAAAGCGCGGCACCCTGCTGTGGGTGCTGGATAAGACCAGCACCGCCATGGGCAAGCGTATGCTGCGCAGCTGGATCGAGCAGCCGCTTATTTCCAGCCAGCTCATCAACCACCGCCTGAACGCTGTGGAGGCGCTGGTGCGCCAGACCATGGTGCGCGGCGACCTGACCGAGGAATTGCACTACATCGCGGATCTGGAGCGCCTGATGACCCGCGCGGTGTACGGCTCAGCCACCCCCAAGGAGATCTACACTCTCGCTCAGACTTGCGACCGTCTGCCCGGTCTGCGCAAGCAGGCAGAGGGCTGCAATTGCCCGGAACTTTCCGAACTTGCGGCCAGTATCGACCCGCTGGAGGATATCAAGGCGCGCATTTATGCCGCAGTGGATCCGGATGCACCCTCCACCCTCAAGGATGGCGGCGTTATCGCCAAGGGTTACCATGCCGAGGTGGACGAGCTGCGCTCCATCCGCGATAACACCAAGGGCGTGCTGGCGCAGCTGGAAGCTCGTCTGCGGCAGGAGACCGGCATCCCTAAGCTGAAAATCGGCTATAACCATGTGTTCGGCTACTTCATCGAGGTGAGCAACTCCTATAAGAACCTCGTGCCGGAGACCTATATCCGCAAGCAGACCCTCACCTCCGGCGAGCGTTACATCACGCAGGAGCTGAAGGAACTGGAAAGCAAGATCCTTGGCGCACACGAGCGGCTCATCTCGCTGGAACGCCGCTTGTTTGATGAGCTGCTGGAAAGCATCGGTGCACAACTGGATCGTATCCAGCGCACTGCCAACGCCATTGCTCAGCTGGATGTGCTGGCGGCGCTGGCGCAGGTCGCTGCGGAAAACAACTACTGCCGCCCCGTGGTGGACGACAGCGATGTGCTGACCATCACCGAGGGGCGTCACCCCGTGGTGGAGCAGGTGCTCAAGGGCAGTATGTTCGTGCCCAACGATACCACTCTCAACTGCACCACCGACCGCTGCCTTATCATCACCGGCCCCAACATGGCGGGTAAATCCACCTATATGCGTCAGAATGCCCTTATCGCCCTGATGGCGCAGATCGGCTCCTTTGTGCCGGCAGCCAGCTGTCATGTGGGTGTGGTGGACGCCATCTTCACCCGCATCGGCGCATCGGACGACCTTGCCGCAGGTCAGTCCACCTTTATGGTGGAGATGACCGAGGTGGCGGAGATCCTGAAAAACGCCACCGCCAAAAGCCTTGTGGTGCTGGACGAGATCGGTCGCGGCACCTCTACCTTTGACGGCATGAGCATTGCCCGCGCCGTGGTGGAGCATATCGCAGACCCCGCCAAGGGGCTGGGCTGCAAGACCTTGTTCGCCACCCACTACCACGAGCTGACCGAACTGGAAGGCACCGTGGAGGGCGTAAAAAACTACAACATCGCGGTCAAAAAGCGCGGCGAGGACATCACCTTCCTGCGGCGCATCGTGCGCGGCCCCGCCGATGACAGCTACGGCATCGAGGTGGCAAAGCTGGCCGGTCTGCCCGGCAGCGTGACCCGCCGCGCCCACGAGGTACTGCGCACACTGGAAGCATCTGCTCCCAAAAACAAGGTGGAGCAGATGGATTTTGACGCTTTGCAGGAGTACAATTCCCCGGCAGTGCCCAGCGAGATGATGGAAAAGCTGGAAGCCGTGGATGTGGAAACGCTTACCCCCATTGAAGCGCTGAATTTCTTGTACGAGCTGAAAAAGACCCTCAAGGGCAGCCTGAACGGCTGA
- a CDS encoding YlbF family regulator, with protein sequence MDCIDLFKRAAMALQTDPRYVILDQARKANDKDEELQNLIGEFNLARMDLNNEIGKNERDDARIAELNEKVNSLYGQIMGNEGMVAYNEAKRECENLVNYIDAIINTAMNGGDPMTVQEPSASCTGSCSTCGGCH encoded by the coding sequence ATGGATTGCATTGATCTTTTCAAGCGTGCCGCTATGGCACTTCAGACCGACCCCCGCTACGTCATTCTGGATCAGGCCCGCAAGGCAAACGATAAGGATGAGGAACTGCAGAACCTGATCGGCGAGTTCAATCTGGCCCGCATGGACCTGAACAACGAGATCGGCAAGAACGAGCGCGACGACGCCCGCATCGCTGAGCTGAACGAGAAGGTGAACAGCCTTTACGGCCAGATCATGGGCAACGAGGGCATGGTGGCTTACAACGAGGCCAAGCGCGAGTGCGAGAATCTGGTCAACTATATCGACGCCATCATCAACACCGCCATGAACGGCGGCGACCCCATGACCGTGCAGGAGCCTTCTGCCTCCTGCACCGGCAGCTGCTCTACCTGCGGCGGTTGCCACTGA